In Streptomyces sp. NBC_01707, a genomic segment contains:
- a CDS encoding sodium:solute symporter family protein produces the protein MNSLDWVVLIGYFGVMIAIGLWSHKRVDNVSDFFTAGGKMPWWLSGISHHMSGYSAVMFTGYAGIAYQFGVTSFVTWSLPIAIGIGIGAQLFAPRLNRLRSKLHVASPLEYLKNRYNIQTQQALAWSGLLLKIVDVGAKWAAIATLLSVFTGISITQGIFITGCITAVYCTVGGLWADALTELGQFIIQLFAGIAMLVTAMAKLDGISTLWTVWDKLPEGHTDPTAGPYTVTFLLAYLFIKTFEYNGGMWNQAQRYMATDSAASATRSARLSAILWLVWPTVLFFPMWCAPLLVHAQKPDASDSYALMTEQLLPHGLLGLVVVGFFSHTMAMCSSDANAIAAVFTRDIAPVLSKAARTWSSRTGLLAARVSTLGFLGLSMALATQINSPTFKDIISVVIKWVAGLMGPIAIPFMLGLLRRFRKSGPTAALVSWAAGLLAFYFTNYNFDGSVKTNVALQYQVALPLAISLVLYIAIGFIKPEDTPERDALIEQINTDGDGPSAAGATVPAQAGAGDTTVAEGVKD, from the coding sequence ATGAACAGTCTCGACTGGGTCGTGCTCATCGGCTACTTCGGCGTGATGATCGCGATCGGACTCTGGTCCCACAAGCGTGTGGACAACGTCAGCGACTTCTTCACGGCCGGCGGCAAGATGCCGTGGTGGCTGTCCGGCATCTCGCACCACATGTCCGGCTACAGCGCGGTGATGTTCACCGGGTACGCCGGCATCGCGTACCAGTTCGGCGTCACGTCGTTCGTGACCTGGTCGCTGCCGATCGCCATCGGCATCGGCATCGGCGCCCAGCTCTTCGCACCGCGGCTCAACCGGCTGCGCTCGAAACTGCACGTCGCCTCGCCGCTCGAGTACCTCAAGAACCGCTACAACATCCAGACGCAGCAGGCGCTCGCCTGGTCGGGCCTGCTGCTGAAGATCGTGGACGTCGGCGCCAAGTGGGCGGCCATCGCCACCCTGCTCTCGGTCTTCACCGGCATCTCGATCACCCAGGGCATCTTCATCACCGGCTGCATCACCGCCGTCTACTGCACGGTCGGCGGACTGTGGGCCGACGCGCTCACGGAACTCGGGCAGTTCATCATCCAGCTCTTCGCCGGTATCGCGATGCTCGTCACCGCCATGGCCAAGCTGGACGGCATCAGCACGCTGTGGACGGTCTGGGACAAGCTGCCCGAGGGCCACACCGACCCCACGGCGGGCCCGTACACGGTGACCTTCCTGCTGGCGTACCTGTTCATCAAGACGTTCGAGTACAACGGCGGCATGTGGAACCAGGCGCAGCGCTACATGGCCACGGACTCCGCCGCCTCCGCAACCCGTTCCGCCCGGCTCTCCGCCATTCTGTGGCTGGTCTGGCCGACGGTCCTGTTCTTCCCGATGTGGTGCGCCCCGCTGCTGGTCCACGCGCAGAAGCCGGACGCCTCCGACAGCTACGCCCTGATGACCGAGCAGCTGCTGCCGCACGGCCTGCTGGGTCTGGTCGTCGTCGGCTTCTTCTCGCACACGATGGCCATGTGCTCCTCGGACGCCAACGCCATCGCGGCGGTCTTCACCCGGGACATCGCCCCGGTCCTCTCGAAGGCGGCCCGCACCTGGAGCAGCCGCACCGGTCTGCTGGCGGCCCGCGTGTCCACGCTCGGCTTCCTCGGTCTGTCGATGGCGCTCGCCACCCAGATCAACTCGCCGACGTTCAAGGACATCATCTCCGTCGTCATCAAGTGGGTGGCCGGTCTGATGGGTCCGATCGCGATCCCGTTCATGCTGGGCCTGCTGCGCAGGTTCCGTAAGTCGGGTCCGACGGCGGCGCTCGTCAGCTGGGCCGCGGGTCTGCTGGCGTTCTACTTCACCAACTACAACTTCGACGGTTCGGTGAAGACGAACGTCGCGCTCCAGTACCAGGTCGCGCTACCGCTGGCGATCTCGCTGGTGCTCTACATCGCGATCGGCTTCATCAAGCCGGAGGACACCCCGGAGCGCGACGCGCTGATCGAGCAGATCAACACGGACGGCGACGGTCCGTCGGCCGCCGGCGCGACCGTTCCGGCGCAGGCCGGTGCCGGCGACACCACCGTCGCGGAGGGCGTGAAGGACTGA
- a CDS encoding SDR family oxidoreductase, protein MLLAGKTVVVSGVGAGLGHRIAETVVRDGGSAVLGARTAERLAKSAAEIDPAGRHTAHLATDITDEAQCEALAALALERFGRIDAVVHVAAWDSYFGGVEDADLATWQSVIDVNLLGTLRMTRACLPALKERGGSVVVIGTQSSVAAPSQVRQAAYAASKGALTSAMYSMAREFGPHRIRVNTVLPGWMWGPPVQAYVRFTAHSEGLPEADVLGRLTERMALPELATDGDVAEAAVFLASDRARSITGQSLLVNAGELMR, encoded by the coding sequence ATGTTGCTCGCGGGGAAGACCGTCGTGGTGTCCGGGGTCGGGGCCGGACTGGGGCACCGGATCGCGGAGACGGTGGTACGGGACGGCGGCAGCGCGGTCCTCGGGGCGCGCACCGCGGAGCGGCTCGCCAAATCGGCCGCCGAGATCGACCCCGCAGGACGGCACACCGCACATCTGGCCACCGACATCACCGACGAGGCGCAGTGCGAGGCGCTGGCCGCGCTGGCGCTGGAGCGGTTCGGGCGGATCGACGCGGTGGTCCATGTCGCCGCCTGGGACAGCTACTTCGGCGGCGTCGAGGACGCCGACCTCGCCACCTGGCAGTCGGTGATCGACGTCAATCTGCTCGGCACACTGCGGATGACGCGCGCCTGCCTGCCCGCCCTCAAGGAGCGAGGAGGCTCCGTGGTCGTCATCGGCACGCAGTCGTCGGTCGCCGCGCCGTCCCAGGTGCGACAGGCCGCATACGCGGCGTCGAAGGGCGCGCTCACCTCGGCGATGTACTCCATGGCGCGGGAATTCGGCCCGCACCGGATCCGGGTCAACACGGTGCTGCCCGGCTGGATGTGGGGACCGCCGGTGCAGGCGTACGTCCGGTTCACCGCACACTCCGAGGGCCTGCCGGAGGCCGACGTGCTCGGCAGACTCACCGAACGGATGGCACTGCCCGAGCTGGCCACGGACGGTGACGTGGCGGAGGCCGCGGTGTTCCTGGCCTCCGACCGCGCCCGGTCGATCACCGGGCAGTCCCTGCTGGTCAACGCCGGCGAGCTGATGCGATGA
- a CDS encoding DUF397 domain-containing protein, which produces MAIRQGATDNWTKSSYSGGNGACVEVRSPLAQAIAVRDSKAPEGPSITFVPGAWNAFVSDIAKGSVGA; this is translated from the coding sequence ATGGCTATTCGTCAGGGTGCTACGGACAATTGGACGAAGTCGTCGTATTCCGGGGGCAACGGCGCTTGCGTCGAGGTCAGGTCCCCTCTCGCCCAGGCGATCGCGGTGCGTGACTCGAAGGCGCCCGAGGGCCCCTCGATCACGTTCGTACCCGGCGCGTGGAACGCCTTCGTCTCCGACATCGCGAAGGGCTCCGTCGGCGCCTGA
- a CDS encoding helix-turn-helix transcriptional regulator produces MPTNVNPTVRRRRLGQELRRLRELKGMTAEEVAERLLVSQSKISRLENGRRSISQRDVRDLCGVYEVEDHRIVDSLMQMAKDSRQQGWWHAFGDIPYSVYIGLETDAESLRVYEPQVVPGLLQTRSYAEALINGALPEAPPNDIDKRVSVRARRQDRITDQEHPLRLWAVIDEAALSRLVGGRQVMIEQLEQLVELSHLPHVTVQVLPFEMGAHPGINGQYAILEFPDAADSSVVYIEGVTSDLYLEKANDVQRYSVMYEHLRAQALNVEQTRHFIADIAKKYARLSTD; encoded by the coding sequence GTGCCGACCAACGTCAATCCCACCGTCAGGCGACGCCGGTTGGGCCAGGAATTGCGCCGCCTGCGCGAGCTCAAGGGCATGACCGCCGAGGAGGTGGCGGAGCGACTGCTGGTCTCGCAGTCGAAGATCAGCCGCCTGGAGAACGGCCGCCGGTCCATCAGCCAGCGCGACGTCCGAGACCTCTGCGGGGTGTACGAGGTCGAGGACCACCGGATCGTCGACTCGCTCATGCAGATGGCCAAGGACTCCCGCCAGCAGGGCTGGTGGCACGCCTTCGGCGACATCCCCTACAGCGTCTATATCGGCCTGGAGACCGACGCCGAGTCGCTGCGGGTGTACGAACCCCAGGTCGTCCCGGGCCTGTTGCAGACCCGGAGCTACGCCGAGGCGCTGATCAACGGTGCGCTTCCGGAGGCGCCGCCGAACGACATCGACAAGCGCGTCAGCGTCCGTGCGCGACGCCAGGACCGGATCACCGACCAGGAACATCCGCTGCGGCTCTGGGCGGTCATCGACGAGGCCGCGCTGAGCCGGCTGGTCGGCGGCCGGCAGGTGATGATCGAGCAGCTGGAGCAGCTCGTCGAGCTGTCGCACCTGCCGCATGTGACCGTGCAGGTACTGCCTTTCGAGATGGGTGCACATCCGGGCATCAACGGGCAGTACGCCATTTTGGAATTCCCGGACGCCGCGGACTCCAGCGTGGTCTATATCGAGGGCGTCACCAGCGATCTCTATCTGGAGAAAGCGAATGATGTGCAGCGATACAGCGTCATGTATGAGCACTTGCGGGCGCAGGCGCTGAATGTGGAGCAGACCCGGCACTTCATCGCCGACATCGCGAAGAAGTACGCCCGGCTGAGCACCGACTGA
- a CDS encoding GPP34 family phosphoprotein, translating to MGRSRRTIPEELLLLALDPTTGTTAQPQSLDLGLAGAQLVELALAGRIAPDGDRIAVVMPRPTGDPTLDSALELLRRRGSPVRAVHWIGGPRLGLRQTYLSHLERCGMVHAVAGQMCGVLPTTRYQATDTAISREIRSRLDSAIRTGVPPDPRTAALAALAHAVGLGKHLYPGNEGRSSRSRLRDLIRHDPMGGLVAHAVMDVQNGAVAQPRRNQAAGAPLQPQVQSQSRRDSMVHTAAH from the coding sequence ATGGGCAGGAGCCGCAGAACAATTCCGGAGGAGCTTCTGCTGCTCGCTCTGGACCCGACCACGGGTACCACAGCGCAGCCGCAGTCGCTCGACCTCGGCCTCGCCGGAGCTCAGCTAGTGGAGCTGGCTCTGGCAGGACGGATAGCCCCTGACGGGGATCGTATCGCCGTGGTGATGCCACGGCCGACAGGAGATCCGACACTGGACTCCGCACTGGAACTGCTGCGCCGACGCGGCAGCCCGGTCCGGGCCGTCCACTGGATTGGCGGGCCCCGGCTGGGGCTGCGTCAGACCTATCTCTCGCATCTGGAGCGGTGCGGCATGGTGCATGCCGTGGCGGGACAGATGTGCGGGGTGCTGCCGACGACTCGCTACCAGGCGACGGACACGGCAATCAGCCGGGAGATCAGATCCCGGCTGGACAGTGCGATCCGCACCGGTGTACCGCCGGACCCGCGGACCGCGGCGCTCGCCGCACTGGCCCACGCGGTCGGACTCGGCAAGCACCTCTACCCCGGGAACGAGGGGCGCTCATCGCGCTCCCGGCTCCGGGACCTGATCAGACACGACCCGATGGGCGGTCTCGTGGCGCACGCCGTGATGGACGTCCAGAACGGGGCGGTCGCACAACCCCGCCGCAACCAGGCGGCGGGAGCGCCATTGCAACCGCAGGTGCAGTCGCAGTCACGCCGCGACAGCATGGTGCACACCGCGGCCCACTAG
- a CDS encoding D-alanyl-D-alanine carboxypeptidase, whose amino-acid sequence MAGESPDRSEQQKSSGAARSESDPRLAVFRDTAAAADAGTGTATGTRGNPDTATAVFRTKPAESGEGERQGSREGLGEVLDGSRNGSHGSHGPERAEKAPEAREGASGPEEPEESEEGARAAEAAGSADEAGTGTAPEESDARLRAAVAAWVGKGTAGAKAAEQDEKDEKPDAVAVAGSDDVTGSDTPEIVDGTGDGGTTSADATGDGSDGSDGSGEPAASDAVDADAADGDEADEARAEGAGKPAASDDAEAEGPGEAEDEGTDGAADEARVSDAPEESAEGAETVEVSEDSEAAESSEPAEGKRAIDQPTAVFRTVRPDRVDQPTTALKITPPASKTEQKSQQKPEAEAESAAERTSRFVPLRRDEAPPAPAVRKPETPAAPPASAAAPSLSGAERTRQQPMPPRPPLDLLAELTNTPPPPETPVRTAVRRVKIWTPLVILLLIVFAIVQAVRPLPTPELRLTAQSTYTFEGSKPSLPWPNEGQGYMAATGLGTVDSFGDQKAVPIGSVAKAMTAYVVLKDHPLKKGEAGPSITVDAKGESDGRLDTAGESTLNTVKAGDKLTEQEALAAIMIPSANNIARLLARWDAGSEEAFVKKMNDTAKSLGMKNTTYTDPSGLTATTVSSAEDQVKLGQKLVEIPALMAITKLPSWTDPSGKEWRNYNTLVPYDGALGIKTGSTTKAGGNLLFAAHKMVGDTDQLIVGAVLGQHKPAIIDTVNAVSKDVMLATESLLKSGKVVRKGDVVGMVDNGFGGTTPVVATEDVAAVGWPGLTVKLELTDDGKTLPHEAAAGTHVGTLTVGEGSSQVEVAVALQSDLTNPSFGQKLTRVS is encoded by the coding sequence GTGGCGGGCGAGTCCCCCGACAGGTCGGAGCAGCAGAAGTCGTCGGGCGCGGCTCGGAGCGAAAGCGATCCGCGACTCGCCGTCTTCCGTGACACGGCAGCCGCGGCGGATGCCGGAACCGGAACCGCGACTGGAACCCGCGGCAATCCGGATACGGCGACGGCGGTTTTCCGTACGAAGCCTGCGGAGTCCGGCGAGGGCGAGCGGCAGGGCTCTCGCGAAGGCCTCGGCGAGGTCCTCGACGGGTCGCGGAACGGCTCTCACGGCTCCCACGGTCCCGAGCGGGCCGAGAAGGCCCCTGAGGCCCGGGAGGGGGCCTCTGGGCCCGAGGAGCCGGAGGAGTCCGAGGAGGGCGCCCGGGCCGCGGAGGCGGCCGGGTCGGCCGACGAGGCGGGAACCGGGACCGCACCCGAGGAGAGCGATGCGCGGCTGCGTGCCGCGGTCGCCGCGTGGGTGGGGAAGGGCACGGCCGGCGCGAAGGCGGCCGAGCAGGACGAGAAGGACGAGAAGCCCGACGCGGTCGCGGTCGCCGGGAGCGACGACGTCACGGGGAGCGACACGCCCGAGATCGTCGACGGGACGGGTGACGGCGGGACGACGTCCGCCGACGCGACCGGGGACGGGTCCGACGGGTCCGACGGGTCGGGCGAGCCGGCCGCGTCGGACGCGGTTGATGCCGACGCCGCGGACGGGGACGAAGCCGACGAGGCGCGTGCCGAGGGCGCCGGGAAGCCAGCGGCATCCGACGACGCCGAAGCCGAGGGTCCGGGCGAGGCCGAGGACGAGGGAACCGACGGCGCTGCCGACGAGGCCCGGGTCTCCGATGCACCCGAGGAGAGCGCCGAGGGTGCGGAGACCGTCGAGGTGTCCGAGGACTCGGAGGCCGCCGAGTCCTCCGAGCCTGCCGAGGGCAAGCGCGCGATCGATCAGCCCACGGCTGTCTTCAGGACGGTCCGGCCGGACCGGGTCGACCAGCCGACGACCGCGCTGAAGATCACCCCGCCCGCGTCGAAGACGGAGCAGAAGTCTCAGCAGAAGCCGGAGGCCGAGGCCGAGAGTGCCGCCGAGCGCACCAGTCGGTTCGTGCCGCTGCGCCGCGACGAGGCGCCGCCCGCCCCCGCCGTCCGCAAGCCCGAGACACCCGCGGCCCCACCCGCTTCGGCCGCCGCCCCGTCGCTCAGTGGCGCCGAGCGGACCCGGCAGCAGCCGATGCCGCCGCGGCCGCCGCTCGATCTGCTGGCCGAGCTGACGAACACGCCTCCGCCGCCGGAGACGCCCGTCCGTACGGCCGTGCGCCGGGTCAAGATCTGGACCCCGCTCGTGATCCTCCTGCTGATCGTCTTTGCGATCGTGCAGGCGGTGCGCCCGCTGCCGACGCCCGAGCTCCGGCTGACGGCGCAGTCGACGTACACCTTCGAGGGCAGCAAGCCGTCACTGCCGTGGCCGAACGAGGGCCAGGGCTACATGGCGGCGACCGGCCTCGGCACGGTGGATTCGTTCGGGGATCAGAAGGCCGTGCCGATCGGCAGTGTGGCCAAGGCGATGACCGCGTACGTCGTGCTCAAGGACCACCCGCTCAAGAAGGGCGAAGCCGGTCCGTCCATCACGGTCGACGCCAAGGGGGAGTCGGACGGCAGGCTGGACACCGCGGGCGAGTCGACGCTCAACACCGTGAAGGCCGGGGACAAGCTCACCGAGCAGGAGGCCCTCGCGGCCATAATGATCCCGTCCGCGAACAACATCGCGCGGCTGCTGGCGCGCTGGGACGCCGGCTCCGAGGAAGCGTTCGTCAAGAAGATGAACGACACCGCCAAGTCCCTCGGCATGAAGAACACCACGTACACCGACCCGTCCGGACTCACCGCGACCACGGTGAGTTCGGCCGAGGACCAGGTGAAGCTCGGCCAGAAGCTGGTGGAGATCCCGGCTCTGATGGCGATCACGAAGCTGCCGTCGTGGACCGACCCGTCGGGCAAGGAGTGGCGCAACTACAACACCCTCGTGCCGTACGACGGCGCCCTCGGCATCAAGACCGGCTCCACGACCAAGGCGGGCGGCAACCTGCTCTTTGCCGCGCACAAGATGGTCGGCGACACCGACCAGCTGATCGTCGGTGCGGTGCTGGGTCAGCACAAGCCGGCCATCATCGACACGGTCAACGCGGTCAGCAAGGACGTGATGCTCGCGACCGAGAGCCTGCTGAAGAGCGGGAAGGTGGTCAGGAAGGGCGATGTCGTCGGCATGGTCGACAACGGGTTCGGCGGTACCACCCCGGTCGTCGCGACCGAGGACGTGGCGGCGGTCGGCTGGCCCGGTCTGACGGTCAAGCTCGAACTGACCGACGACGGGAAGACGCTGCCGCACGAGGCTGCCGCCGGAACCCACGTCGGCACGCTCACCGTGGGTGAGGGGTCCAGCCAGGTGGAGGTGGCGGTGGCGCTGCAGAGCGATCTGACGAACCCGTCCTTCGGCCAGAAGCTGACCCGCGTCAGCTGA
- a CDS encoding adhesin — translation MRCQRCGSEQRGALPGLVCPDCGSVARSAGGDGSWIARETLAGRLSTLPRSRKALLAAGVVVVAGSLVTGASLLASGGDDSGRRTGAVGRAGIPPDGIGGGAPTRIGPSGTESPDPAPTSSKSPSPPPSPRDPSPSRTLKYPPGKGGYAYTAWAGPGCSTGEYREHGRFEDGDDGWYTVDSGGYRGSTCDGRFSAVPMSGSTTQDRGNTATWSWHLGSGYRECALTVFVPDSGRDRDVAGNPTVYRVLSNPDDADSAYTGFAVRQTVHRGTPVDVSSYPVKGDTFAVQLIDRGRDWGDEELVGAHHAAAQLRVDCR, via the coding sequence ATGAGGTGCCAACGGTGTGGCAGTGAACAGCGAGGTGCGCTGCCGGGATTGGTCTGTCCGGACTGCGGATCGGTGGCCCGGTCGGCCGGCGGGGACGGTTCCTGGATCGCCCGTGAGACGCTCGCGGGCCGGCTTTCCACGCTGCCGCGGAGCAGAAAGGCCCTGCTGGCGGCGGGAGTCGTGGTGGTGGCCGGGTCGCTGGTCACGGGCGCCTCGCTGCTCGCTTCGGGCGGCGACGACAGCGGTCGGCGTACGGGGGCGGTGGGGCGCGCGGGTATCCCGCCGGACGGCATCGGGGGCGGCGCCCCGACCCGGATCGGCCCGTCCGGAACCGAGAGCCCGGACCCGGCACCCACCTCTTCGAAGTCGCCGTCACCACCGCCGTCGCCCCGAGATCCCAGCCCGTCCCGTACTCTCAAGTACCCGCCCGGCAAGGGCGGTTACGCCTACACAGCCTGGGCCGGGCCAGGCTGCTCGACAGGTGAGTACCGTGAGCACGGCCGGTTCGAGGACGGTGACGACGGCTGGTACACGGTCGACTCCGGTGGCTACCGGGGCAGTACGTGCGACGGGCGGTTCAGCGCCGTGCCGATGTCGGGCAGCACGACCCAGGACCGGGGCAACACCGCCACCTGGTCCTGGCACCTGGGCAGCGGCTACCGCGAGTGCGCGCTGACCGTCTTCGTACCGGACAGCGGCCGCGACCGCGACGTGGCGGGGAACCCCACCGTGTACCGGGTGCTCTCGAATCCGGATGACGCCGACTCCGCGTATACGGGCTTCGCGGTACGCCAGACCGTGCATCGCGGCACCCCCGTCGATGTGAGCAGCTACCCGGTGAAGGGCGACACGTTCGCGGTGCAGCTGATCGACCGGGGGCGCGACTGGGGTGACGAGGAACTGGTGGGCGCGCATCACGCAGCGGCGCAGCTGAGGGTGGACTGCCGCTGA
- a CDS encoding isocitrate lyase/phosphoenolpyruvate mutase family protein: MTSLVAFTAFSSLHRATTTSPLLLPNAWDHASATALSEQGFPAIGTTSLAVAAAAGLPDGTGATREETVLLTRRLGAGPYLLSVDAEGGFSDDPAEVAELARELAAAGAVGINLEDGRGDGTLTPVELHAAKIAAVKAAVPHLFVNARTDTHWLGGREAATAATMGRLDAYRQAGADGVFVPGLTDPTAIAALVKSLDAPLNILYSPSGPTVAQLGELGVRRMSLGSLLYRAALGEAMAVAANIRAGRPVGGDTPTYAQVQNLSVRGHAPGPGSG, translated from the coding sequence ATGACCTCCCTGGTCGCCTTCACGGCGTTCAGTTCCCTGCACCGCGCGACGACCACGTCACCGCTGCTGCTCCCCAACGCCTGGGACCACGCCTCGGCGACGGCCCTGAGCGAGCAGGGCTTCCCCGCCATCGGCACCACAAGCCTCGCGGTGGCCGCGGCGGCCGGACTGCCCGACGGTACGGGAGCGACCCGCGAGGAGACCGTGCTTCTGACCCGGCGACTGGGCGCCGGGCCGTATCTGCTCTCGGTGGATGCCGAGGGCGGGTTCAGCGACGACCCGGCCGAGGTGGCCGAGCTGGCCCGTGAACTGGCGGCGGCGGGGGCGGTCGGCATCAACCTGGAGGACGGCAGGGGCGACGGCACCCTCACCCCTGTGGAGCTGCACGCGGCGAAGATCGCGGCGGTGAAGGCCGCCGTCCCGCATCTCTTCGTGAACGCCCGCACCGACACGCACTGGCTCGGTGGCCGGGAGGCGGCGACGGCCGCGACGATGGGCCGGCTCGACGCGTATCGGCAGGCGGGCGCGGACGGTGTGTTCGTCCCCGGCCTGACCGACCCCACCGCGATCGCCGCGCTGGTGAAGAGCCTGGACGCGCCCCTCAACATCCTCTACTCGCCGTCCGGGCCCACGGTCGCCCAGCTCGGCGAGCTGGGCGTGCGCAGGATGAGCCTCGGCTCGCTGCTGTACCGGGCGGCACTCGGGGAGGCGATGGCCGTGGCGGCGAACATCCGGGCGGGTCGGCCGGTGGGCGGGGACACACCGACGTACGCACAGGTGCAGAACCTGAGCGTACGCGGGCACGCCCCGGGCCCGGGCTCCGGCTGA